GCGGCCCGGCTCAGTAGCTGTATTGCGCGTAAATGCGGCTCAGGTCGCCATTCCAATCGCCCTGATAATGGTCCAGCAGCTCGTCGGCGGGCACCTTGCCGCTTTCGACGCTGTCCTTCAGCGCGTTCAGGAAGTGGGTCTCGTCGGGAACCAGGCCACCCGCGCCGGGGCGCGCGCGCGCCTTCAGCCCGGCCTCGGAGATCGCCAGCACCTCGCGCGCGAGATCGTGCATGCGGACATTGCCCGCCCGCGCCTGCAGGCCCTGCCGGCTGGCCTCGATGCGCAGCGTTTCGCGGGTCTCGGCGTCCCAGCCCTTGACCAGGTCCCAGGCCGCGTCCAGCGCCGACTGGTCGTAGGTCAGCCCGACCCAGAAGGCGGGCAGCGCACACAGCCTGCGCCATGGGCCACCATCGGCGCCGCGCATCTCGATGTATTTCTTGATCCGCGCCTCGGGGAACAGGGTGGTCAGGTGATCGGCCCAATCAGAAAGTGTCGGCGTCTCGCCGGGCAGCGCGGGCAGCCGCCCGTTCAGGAAATCGCGGAAGGACTGGCCCAGGGCGTTGATATATGTCCCGTCGCGATAGACAAAATACATCGGCACATCGAGCGCGTATTGCACCCAGGATTCGAACCCGAACCCCTCGTCAAAAATGAAGGGCACCATGCCGGTGCGGTCAGCGTCCAGATCGCGCCAGACCCGGGCACGCCAGCTCTTGTGGCCGTTGGGCTGGCCCTCGAAGAAAGGCGAATTGGCAAACAGTGCCGTGGCCACCGGTTGCAGGGCAATGGCGACGCGCAGTTTCTGCACCATGTCCGCCTCGGAGCCAAAATCCAGATTGACCTGAACCGTGCAGGTGCGCCGCATCATGGTGGTGCCCATGGTGCCCACCTTCTGCATATAGGCATCCATCAGCTTGTAACGGCCCTTGGGCATCAGCGGCATCTGGTCATGGGTCCAGATCGGCGCCGCGCCGAGCCCGATGAAGCCCACGCCGATCTCGTCGGCGATATCCTTGACCTCGCGCAGATGGGTATTCACCTCGTCGCAGGTCTCGTGGATGGTTTCCAGCGGCGCGCCGCTCAGCTCCAGCGCCCCGCCGGGTTCCAGCGAGATATTGGCGCCGTCCTTTTGCAGGCCGATCAGATTGCCGCCCTCGCGCATTTCGGCCCAGCCGTGCCGGTCGCGCAACCCTTCGAGAACCGCAACGATCGAGCGGGTGCCCTCAAACGGCAGCGGTTTCAGCGTATCCTTGCAAAAGCCGAACTTCTCGTGCTCGGTGCCGATGCGCCATTCCGATTTGGGCTTGCAGCCCGAGGCGAGGTATTCGGCCAGCTGTTCGTGGCGTTCGATCGGTCCGCCGCCGGACTGGGGAATGGACATGCTCGGGCTCCGTCTTGGCTTTTCTCGATCTGCCGAGAAGTGGCACATTTGGCGCAAGTGTCAATGGAACGAGGGGTAGAAACTCACGCCGAAGTGTTGGCCCGGCCATCACGGGAATCGATA
The window above is part of the Ruegeria pomeroyi DSS-3 genome. Proteins encoded here:
- a CDS encoding glutamate--cysteine ligase, giving the protein MSIPQSGGGPIERHEQLAEYLASGCKPKSEWRIGTEHEKFGFCKDTLKPLPFEGTRSIVAVLEGLRDRHGWAEMREGGNLIGLQKDGANISLEPGGALELSGAPLETIHETCDEVNTHLREVKDIADEIGVGFIGLGAAPIWTHDQMPLMPKGRYKLMDAYMQKVGTMGTTMMRRTCTVQVNLDFGSEADMVQKLRVAIALQPVATALFANSPFFEGQPNGHKSWRARVWRDLDADRTGMVPFIFDEGFGFESWVQYALDVPMYFVYRDGTYINALGQSFRDFLNGRLPALPGETPTLSDWADHLTTLFPEARIKKYIEMRGADGGPWRRLCALPAFWVGLTYDQSALDAAWDLVKGWDAETRETLRIEASRQGLQARAGNVRMHDLAREVLAISEAGLKARARPGAGGLVPDETHFLNALKDSVESGKVPADELLDHYQGDWNGDLSRIYAQYSY